From the genome of Gorilla gorilla gorilla isolate KB3781 chromosome 4, NHGRI_mGorGor1-v2.1_pri, whole genome shotgun sequence, one region includes:
- the GDF9 gene encoding growth/differentiation factor 9, producing MALPNKFLLWFCCFAWLCFPISLGSQASGGEAQIAASAELESGAMPWSLLQHIDERDRAGLLPPLFKVLSVGRGGSPRLQPDSRALHYMKKLYKTYATKEGIPKSNRSHLYNTVRLFTPCTRHKQAPGDQVTGILPSVELLFNLDRITTVEHLLKSVLLYNINNSVSFSSAVRCVCNLMIKEPKSSSRTLCRAPYSFTFNSQFEFGKKHKWIQIDVTSLLQPLVASNKRSIHMSINFTCMKDQLEHPSAQNGLFNMTLLVSPSLILYLNDTSAQAYHSWYSLHYKRRPSQGPDQERSLSAYPVGEEAAEDGRSSHHRHRRGQETVSSELKKPLGPASFNLSEYFKQFLLPQNECELHDFRLSFSQLKWDNWIVAPHRYNPRYCKGDCPRAVGHRYGSPVHTMVQNIIYEKLDSSVPRPSCVPAKYSPLSVLTIEPDGSIAYKEYEDMIATKCTCR from the exons ATGGCACTTCCCAACAAATTCCTCCTTTGGTTTTGCTGCTTTGCCTGGCTGTGTTTTCCTATTAGCCTTGGTTCTCAGGCTTCTGGGGGAGAAGCTCAGATTGCTGCTAGTGCTGAGTTGGAATCTGGGGCTATGCCTTGGTCCTTGCTGCAGCATATagatgagagagacagagctGGCCTCCTTCCCCCGCTTTTCAAAGTTCTATCTGTTGGGCGAGGTGGGTCACCTAGGCTGCAGCCAGACTCCAGAGCTTTGCACTACATGAAGAAGCTCTATAAGACATATGCTACCAAGGAAGGGATTCCTAAATCCAATAGAAGTCACCTCTACAACACTGTTCGGCTCTTCACCCCCTGTACCCGGCACAAGCAGGCTCCTGGAGACCAGGTAACAG gaATCCTTCCATCAGTGGAACTGCTATTTAACCTGGATCGCATTACTACCGTTGAACacttactcaaatcagtcttgcTGTACAATATCAACAActcagtttctttttcctctgctgTCAGATGTGTGTGCAATCTAATGATAAAGGAGCCAAAGTCTTCTAGCAGGACTCTCTGCAGAGCTCCATACTCATTTACCTTTAACTCACAGTTTGAATTTGGAAAGAAACACAAATGGATTCAGATTGATGTGACCAGCCTCCTTCAACCTTTAGTGGCCTCCAACAAGAGAAGTATTCACATGTCTATAAATTTTACTTGCATGAAAGACCAGCTGGAGCATCCTTCAGCACAGAATGGTTTGTTTAACATGACTCTTCTGGTGTCCCCCTCACTGATCTTATATTTGAATGACACAAGTGCTCAGGCTTATCACAGCTGGTATTCCCTTCACTATAAAAGGAGGCCTTCCCAGGGTCCTGACCAGGAGAGAAGTCTGTCTGCCTATCCTGTGGGAGAAGAGGCTGCTGAGGATGGGAGATCTTCCCATCACCGTCACCGCAGAGGTCAGGAAACTGTCAGTTCTGAATTGAAGAAGCCCTTGGGCCCAGCTTCCTTCAATCTGAGTGAATACTTCAAACAGTTTCTTCTTCCCCAAAATGAGTGTGAGCTCCATGACTTTAGACTTAGCTTTAGTCAGCTGAAGTGGGACAACTGGATTGTGGCTCCGCACAGGTACAACCCTCGATACTGTAAAGGGGACTGTCCAAGGGCAGTTGGACATCGGTATGGCTCTCCAGTTCACACCATGGTACAGAACATCATCTACGAGAAGCTGGACTCCTCAGTGCCAAGACCGTCATGTGTACCTGCCAAATACAGCCCCTTGAGTGTTTTGACCATTGAGCCCGATGGCTCAATTGCCTATAAAGAGTACGAAGATATGATAGCTACAAAGTGCACCTGTCGTTAA